The Paraburkholderia hospita DNA segment CTGTCATCGACCACAACTAGAATCGCGCGACCGCAATTCCGCGCTTTCCAACCGCAACCTCGTTGCATGGGACCAGAGTGAGGCGCTAAAGCGCCAACTCTGGCCGACAAAGGAGACTCTCGATGCATTGCAAGCCGCTCTTCCGTTCGCTATCCGTCGCGGCCGTTCTGGCCTTCGGCGTCCACCAAAGCGCTTACGCCGCCACTGAAATCCAGTTCTGGCACGCGATGGAAGCCGCCCTCGGCGAACGTCTGAACACGATCGCCAACGACTTCAATGCATCGCAGAGCGACTACAAGATCGTCCCCGTCTTCAAGGGCACCTACGACCAGACGCTCGCAGCCGGCATCGCCGCGTATCGCAGCGGCAACGCGCCCGCGATCCTGCAGGTCTACGAGGTCGGCACGGCGACGATGATGCAGGCGAAGAAAGCCGTCATTCCCGTCTCCGACGTGTTCAAGCAGGCTGACATGACGCTCGACGAAAAAGCCTTCGTGCCGACCATCGCCAGCTATTACAGTGACTCGAAGACAGGCCACCTGATTTCGATGCCGTTCAACAGCTCGACGCCCGTCCTCTACTACAACAAGGAAGCCTTCAAGAAGGCCGGCCTCGATCCGAACACGCCGCCCAAAACGTGGGCCGAACTGGAGCAGGACGCGCTGAAACTGAAAGCAGCGGGCATGTCGTGCGGCTATTCGTCCGGCTGGCAAAGCTGGATTCAGCTCGAGAACTACAGCGCATGGCACGGCGCGCCGTTCGCGACGGAGAACAACGGCTTCGACGGCGCCGACGCGAAGCTCGAATTCAACAAGCCGCTGCAGATCGCGCACATCACGTTCCTGCAGAAGATGGCGAAGGAAGGCGCATTCACCTATGTCGGTCGCAAGGACGAACCGGTGTCGAAGTTCTATAGCGGCGACTGCGGGATCATCACGAACTCGTCCGGCTCGCTGGCGACCATCCGCAAGTACGCGAAGTTCGACTTCGGCACGGGCATGATGCCGTACGACGCGAGCGTGAAGGGCGCGCCGCAGAACGCGATCATCGGCGGCGCGAGCTTGTGGGTGCTGTCGGGTAAGGACCCGGCCGTCTATAAGGGCGTCGCGAAGTTCCTCGCCTATCTCAGCTCGCCGCCCGTCGCCGCGAAATGGCATCAGGACACGGGTTATCTGCCCGTCACCACGGCCGCCTATCAGTTGACCCAGCAACAGGGCTTCTATGAAAAGAATCCCGGTAGCGACACGGCTATCAAGCAGATGCTGAACAAGCCGCCTCTGCCGTACACGAAGGGCCTGCGTCTGGGCAACATGCCGCAGATCCGCACGATCATCGACGAAGAACTCGAACAGGTCTGGTCCGACAAGAAGACGCCTAAGGATGCGCTCGATTCGTCGGTGTCGCGCGGCGACGAACTGCTGCGCCGCTTCGAGAAAGCGGGTAGCTGATCCTCAAGACAGGCGCGCTTTCAAAGCGTTAGCGTAAAGCGCGCCTCATCCGTTCACTGTTGCTAAGGACGTCGATGGACAAGCGTTCCCGCTTCGGCACCAGCTTCCTGCCGTATCTGCTCGTCGCGCCGCAACTCGCGATCACCCTGCTGTTCTTTCTGCTGCCCGCGGGCGAAGCCCTCTGGCAATCGACGCAGACACAGGACGCGTTCGGCACGTCGAGCGAATTTGTCGGCTTGAGCAACTTCAAGCAGCTATTCGGCGATCCGCTGTATCTCGCATCGTTCGAAACGACGCTGATTTTTTGCGCGCTCGTCACCGTGTCGGGTCTCGCGATCTCGCTGCTGTTCGCCGCCTGCGCCGACCGCGTGACACGCGGCGCGAGAGCCTATCAGACGCTGTTGATCTGGCCGTACGCGGTCGCGCCCGCGATTGCCGCCGTGCTGTGGTCGTTCCTTTTCAACCCGAGCATCGGCCTCGTGACCTTTGCGCTCGGCAAGGCGGGCATTGTCTGGAATCACGCGCTCAATCCCGGTCAGGCGATGTTCCTCGTCGTGCTTGCCTCCGTGTGGAAGCAGGTCAGCTACAACTTCCTGTTCTTCTACGCGGGCCTCCAGGCCATTCCGCGCTCGCTGATCGAAGCGGCCGCGATCGACGGCGCGGGTCCCGTGCGGCGCTTCTTCGGCGTCGCGCTGCCGCTGCTGTCGCCGACGACGTTCTTTCTGCTCGTCGTCAACCTGGTCTACGCGTTCTTCGACACCTTCCCGATCATCGACGCCGCGACGGGAGGCGGTCCCGCGCAATCGACGCGCACGCTGATCTACAAGATCTTCGCGGAAGGCTTTCAGGGTCTCGATATTGGCAGTTCGGGCGCGCAGTCGGTGGTGCTGATGCTGATCGTGGTCGGGCTGACCGTCGTGCAGTTCCGTTTCATCGAGCGGAGGGTTCAATACTCATGATCGAGAATCGCCGCGGCTTCGATATCTTCTGCCACGTCGTGTTGCTGATCGGCGTGGTGCTGGTCGTGTTTCCCGTCTACGTCGCGTTCTGCGCGGCGACGATGAGCGAGCATGAAGTGTTCAACGTGCCGCTGTCGCTCGTGCCGAGCACGCATCTGTTCGACAACATCGCCAACATCTGGACGCACGGCACGGGCAACGCGGCCAGTCCGTTCGGCACGATGCTCGTCAACAGCCTCGTGATGGCGCTGGTGATCGCGATCGGCAAGATCGCCGTTTCGATCATCTCGGCGTTCGCGATCGTGTTCTTCCGCTTTCCGGGCCGCAGCGTCGCGTTCTGGCTGATCTTCATCACGCTGATGCTGCCCGTCGAAGTGCGCATCTTTCCGACTGTGCAGGTCGTGTCGTCGATGCATCTGAGCAACACGTACGCCGGCCTCACGCTGCCGCTGATCGCGTCCGCGACCGCGACATTCCTGTTCCGCCAGTTCTTCCTCACGCTGCCCGACGAATTGATTGAAGCGGCGCGTATCGACGGCGCGGGGCCGCTGCGTTTTTTCTGGGACGTGGTGCTGCCACTGTCGAAGACGAACCTCGCGGCGCTCTTCGTGATCACGTTCATCTACGGCTGGAATCAATACCTGTGGCCGATCCTGATCACCAGCCAGCAATCGCTGACGACGGCCGTGGTCGGCATCAAGAGCATGATCGCTTCCGGCGACACCGCGACCGAATGGCATCTCGTGATGGCCGCGACGCTGCTCGCGATGCTGCCGCCGCTCGTCGTTGTGCTGGCGATGCAGCGCTGGTTCGTGCGCGGTCTCGTGGATGCGGAAAAATAAGGATAAAGAGTCATGTCTGCACTGGCGCTCAAAGGCGTAAAGAAATCGTACGACGGCAAGCAGAACGTTCTGCACGGCATCAACGCGGACGTCGAGGACGGCGAGTTCGTCGTGATGGTCGGGCCATCGGGTTGCGGCAAGTCGACCTTGCTGCGGATGGTCGCGGGACTGGAGGCCATCACCGAGGGTGAGATTGCGATCGACGGCAAGGTTGTGAACAACCTGGAGCCGAAGGATCGCAACATCGCGATGGTGTTCCAGAACTACGCGCTTTATCCGCACATGACGGTTGCGGAGAACATGGGTTACGCGCTGAAGATTGCGGGGCTGACGAAGTCGAAGATCGAGTCGCGGGTGCTGACGGCGGCGAAGATTCTCGAACTGGAACCGCTGCTGTCGAGAAAGCCGCGCGAGTTGTCGGGTGGCCAGCGACAACGCGTCGCGATGGGCCGCGCGATCGTGCGCGAGCCGGCTGTGTTTCTGTTCGACGAGCCGCTGTCGAATCTGGATGCCCGTCTGCGCGTGCAGATGCGGCTCGAAATTCAGCGGCTGCATGGCCGCCTCAAGACGACGAGCCTATACGTGACGCACGACCAGATCGAAGCGATGACGCTCGCGCAGCGTGTGATCGTGATGAACCGCGGGCATGCGGAGCAGATCGGTGCTCCCACCGAGGTCTATGAGCGGCCTGCGACGACGTTTGTTGCTGGTTTTATCGGCTCGCCGGGGATGAATTTGCTGAACGGCTGGATCACGGAGGATGGCGCCTTTTTTGAAGTTGCGGGAGAGGGACCGAAGTTGCCTTTGGCGGGCGTGCCGTGCGTTGGCCGCGAAGTCGCGGCGGGACAGGCGTGTGTGCTTGGAATTCGGCCGGAGCATATGACGCCCTCGGACGCCGTTGTGCCTTCGGCCACGCTTGCCGTTGATTCTTGCGAATTGCTCGGCGCCGATAATCTCGCGCATGGGCGCTGGGGCAAGCACGATGTGACTGTGCGTTTGCCACATGGGCATCGGCCGCAAGCCGGCGAACGGCTTCAGGTCGCGTTGCCCGCGCAGCATATTCATTTCTTCGATGAGGAAACGGGGCGGCGGGTCAATTGAGCTGTGCGGTTTTGCTTTTGCTTTCGCTTTTGCTTTCGCCTTTGTTTTTGCTTTCGCTTTTGCTGGCATCCGCGATTTGTTAGCTCGCTTCAAGCGTCGCCCCTGTGCGGGGCGGCACCTACTTTTCTTTGCCGCCGCAAAGAAAAGCAACCGTATTGGAAGTCAAGCGGGAGGCTGTTCCGGGGTGCTGGATTCTCAATGTGGTTGCCGGTTCCGTACAGGCGAGCGCAAACCACGCGAGTGATCGCGTTCAGGCACAGCATCCAGGCAAAGCTATACCGCCGGTTAGTTCGTCGATGGGTTCCAGGGTGTTGAGTTATGGACCATGGCGTTGAGCGTCACGATGAGCTTGCGAATGCACGCGGTCATGGCCACCTTGAAGGGTTTGCCGGCCTGACGCAGACGGTCGTAGAAGGCCCTGATGGTCGGATTGAAGCGCAGCGCGGGGATGCAAGCCATATAAAGCGCGCGCCGCACGATGGCACGACCGCCCTGAATGCGACGCTTGCCGGTGTGCTTGCCGCTATCGGAATTGAACGGAGCAACACCGGTCAGCGCGGCGATCTCGCGGCGGTTCAATGAACCGAGTTGTGGCATGAACGCGATCAGTGTGGCCGCGGCGCCGGGACCGATGCCGGGCACCGAGCGCAGCAGGTCCTCCTTCTGACGCCACGCGGGCGAAGCGCGCAGGAACGAATCGATGTCCCTGTCGGCGACGGTGAGCTGCTGTTTGAGCCATTTGATATGGTCATTCAGGCTTTCCTTAGCCGCGGCATGAGCGCGCTCCAGGCGGGCTTTTTCGGCCACGAGCATGTCGATGAGCTGGGCACGGCGCAGCAGCAGGGCTTGCAGCTGCTCGGTCTGCACATCGTTGAGCGGGCGCACGACGGGTTTGATGACGGCGGCGAAATGGGCGATGACGAACGCGTCGATGCGGTCGGTCTTCGCCCGTTTGCCGGTGGCTCTGGCAAAGTCGCGCACCTGTCGGGGATTAACCGCGACAGCGGGCAGGCCGGCCTGGCAGAGCGCCCTGAGCACGGCGAGTTCGAGCTTGCCGGTGGCCTCCATGACGATCAGGGTGGGACCCAGCGCGATCAGACGCTGGACCAACTGTTCGATGGCGGCGGTTTCATTGTCGACACTGAAATGTTCGGTCGTGTCGTGGATGGCAACGTCGAGCGTGCTACCGCTGACGTCGATGCCGATATAAAGGGACGAAGAAGTCTGGTTCATCACGGTACCCATACTTGCAGGAAAATACGAGCTCGAGGCTCAGTCAACTGTTCGGGTTAAGACGATGAGAAGGACAGTCGCTCAGGCTTTTCTGCGAGCTCAAGGCACTATAGGCAGACGAGCTGACTGTCCGTGTGGCGACAACTGATCGGGTCGGTGCCACGGAGGGGAATATACAAGTAGGCAAAAGAAAGCGGCTAACACCGCCAGCACGTGTTCTTATCCACGGGCCCCCAACGTCCCCACTCTTCGCACCGAAGTGCCCTGGTCGATGCTCGTTGCCAACGCTTTGAATGAGCGACCCACCCGCTTCGAATGCTTTTGCACGGGCCAGCGGCAGCGAACGGTATGTGCCGCCCAGGTGGCAAACTGTGTGTAGGTTGTCGTGTCATACACGTTAGCGCTCTTACAGGGTGGGACGCGTCTGCTATCGGTCCGAAGTGAGGCGTGTGGAGCACTTGGGCCTACACACAGTTTGCCACCTGGGCGGCAGTGGAATATCTGGTACGGCATGCTGCGACGCGGGTGTATGGAGCGGGAGAGGCGCTCATTCAAAGCGTTGGCAACGAACATGGGTCACGTGATTACCGTGTGAAGCGTGAGACCGGTTGGGGGCCCTCAGGCAAACACAAGAAATGGCGGTGTTAGCCGCTTTCTTTTGCCTACTTTTCTTTGCACCGCCGCAAAGAAAAGTAGGTGCCGCCCCGCACAGGGGCGACGCGTGACGCTAGACAACAATCCGCGGATGCCAGCGAAACCAAGTGCGAACCGCTACTACCCCAACGCCCCGCAGAGACAAAACCCGCACAACAACTTCACGCAGTGTCAAACCCCTACCCCAAACAAAAAGCGTCGAACACACACGAAGTACAATACGGTTTCCGCCCGCGGCGCGCGCCAATCCAATACCCGCAGCGCCCGGCAACAACAAGCAGCTACACCAAACCCATTCACCTGACGCCGTCCGCCGTCGCGCGGACCGCGCCCCCAACCCAAGCGTAAGCAAATGGCCCAATACGTCTTCACCATGAACCGGGTCGGCAAGATCGTGCCGCCCAAGCGTCAAATCCTGAAAGACATCTCGCTGTCATTCTTCCCCGGCGCCAAGATCGGCCTGCTCGGCCTGAACGGCTCGGGCAAGTCCACGCTGATCAGGATCATGGCCGGCGTCGACAAGGACATCGAAGGCGAAGCCACGCCGATGCCGAACCTGAACATCGGCTATCTGCCGCAGGAGCCGCAGCTCGATCCGCAAAAGACCGTCCGCGAAGCCGTCGAAGACGGTCTCGGCGACGTGTTCCAGGCGCACAAGAAGCTCGATGAGATCTACGCCGCCTACGCCGAGCCGGACGCCGACTTCGATGCTCTCGCCGCCGAGCAGGCGAAGTACGAAGCCATCCTCGCGACATCGGACGGCGGCAGCCCCGAGCAACAGCTCGAAGTCGCCGCCGACGCGCTGCGCCTGCCGCCGTGGGACGCGAAGATCGAGAACCTGTCGGGCGGCGAAAAGCGCCGTGTAGCGCTGTGCAAGCTGCTGCTCCAAAAGCCCGACATGCTGCTGCTCGACGAACCGACCAACCACCTCGACGCCGAATCCGTCGAATGGCTCGAACAGTTCCTCACGCGTTTCCCCGGCACCGTCGTCGCCGTCACCCACGATCGCTACTTCCTCGACAACGCCGCCGAGTGGATTCTCGAACTCGACCGCGGCCACGGCATTCCGTGGAAGGGCAACTACAGCAGCTGGCTCGACCAGAAGGAAGACCGCCTGAAGCAGGAAGAAGCGAGCGAATCCGCGCGTCAAAAGGCGATCAAGAAAGAACTGGAATGGGTGCGCCAGAACCCGAAGGGCCGTCAGGCAAAGTCGAAGGCGCGTATTGCCCGCTTCGAGGAACTGAACAGCCAGGAATACCAGAAGCGCAACGAAACCCAGGAAATCTTCATCCCCGTCGGCGACCGGCTCGGCAATGAAGTGATCGAGTTCAAGAACGTCAGCAAGTCGTATGGCGATCGCCTGCTCATCGACGACCTGAGCTTGAAGATCCCGGCAGGCGCGATCGTCGGCATCATCGGCCCGAACGGCGCCGGTAAGTCGACCCTGTTCCGCATGCTGACGGGCAAGGAGCAGCCGGATTCGGGCGAAATCGTGCAAGGTCCGACCGTCAAGCTCGCCTACGTCGATCAGAGCCGCGACGCGCTCGACGGCTCGAAGACGGTGTTCGAAGCGATCTCCGGCGGCGCGGACGTGCTGACGGTCGGCAAGTACGAAACGCCGTCGCGCGCGTATATCGGCCGCTTCAACTTCAAGGGCGGCGACCAGCAGAAGATCGTCGGCAATCTGTCGGGCGGCGAGCGCGGCCGTCTGCATCTGGCCAAGACGCTGATCGCAGGCGGCAACGTGCTGCTGCTGGATGAACCGTCGAACGATCTCGACGTCGAAACGCTGCGCGCGCTCGAAGACGCACTGCTCGAATTCGCCGGCTCGGTCATGGTGATCTCGCACGATCGCTGGTTCCTCGACCGTATCGCGACGCACATCCTCGCGTTCGAAGGCGATTCGCAAGTCACGTTCTTCGACGGCAACTACCAGGAATACGAAGCGGACAAGCGCGCGCGTCTCGGCGAAGAAGCGGCGCGTCCGAAGCGTCTGCGCTACAAGCCGATCACCCGTTAAGCCTCCGCTATTCCGCTGTATCGCCGTCCGCAGCCGGGCCGTTTTGCACGGTCCGATGCGGACGGCATAAGAGTTGCTCCGTCACTCGCAAGTCGCATTCGATCCAGGCAGTTTCAGACGCGGGCACCCGCTGCCTGCGCCGCTCGCCGAAGCGCGGCAAGATCCACCCTATCTAACCCGAACCACGGCCAGCGCACGGACGAGGAGGTGGCATGGCGATGTCGATGGGCAAGCGCGTGACGTTGGCCGTCGCAGGCGCGATCGTGCTGCTCGTCGTGATTGCGCTCGGCGGGTTGTACTTCGTGCAACACGAAGTGAAAGAGCGCGTCGCCGAAGCGCTTGCGCCGCTCGGCACGGCTGAGCGCATCGACGTCGGTTTTTCGGCGATCACGCTGCGCCACGTCCGGCTGACGGCACCCGGCGACTGGCCGACACCCGAGGCCTTCACCGCCGACGAAATCACGATGACACCCGACATTCGCGATCTGCTCGCGCAACGCGTGCATCTGCAAAGCGTCGTGGTGCGCGGCTTCAGTCTCGTAGTCGTGCGCACCGCGAGCGGCAGGCTGGAAATCTTGCCGAAGCTGCGTCAAACGGTGAGCCGTCCCGGCCAGCCGGCAAGCGAAGCGAGCAGCGCGGCACCGAACCGGCCGCCGCTACCCGCCGAGAAACTCATCGACCACATCGCGTTCGCGGACGGCCAGTTCGTCTTCTACGACGAGATGATCCGCAAGCCGCCTTACAAGGTGACAGTCAGTGACGCGAATGCGAGCGTCGACCACATCCATCTGCCCGACCTCACCGAACCGACCAGTCTGTCCGTCAAAGGCTTGATCAAAGGTCCGACGCACACGGGTACGGTGACGTTCGACGGCTGGATGAAGATCGCCAGCAAGGACTCGCAAACGACCACGACGCTGCGCGGCGTCGATGTCGTGACACTCGATCCGTATCTGTTGAAAAAGGCCGGCGCGAAAACACAGGTGACGGGCGGCACGCTCGACCTCAACCTGCAGGCGACGGTGACGAGCTATCACATTCACGCACCGGGCACGGTCACGCTGCATCATCTGCAACTCGCCGCGACGGACGACCCGCTCGACACGTTCATGCAGATCCCGGCGCGCGCCGCCGTCGCCGCGCTCAAACAACACGGCGACGACATCACGCTGCACTTCGTCATAGACGGCAATCTGCGCGACCCGAAGTTCAAGCTCAATGAAAGCGTGATGACGGAGCTACGTGCGAACTTCGCGAAGGCGCTCGGCGTCAGCGCCGAGGGCGTCGCGAAGGGCGCGGGTGAAACGGTGAAAGGGCTTGGGAACGCGCTGAAGAATTTGCTGGGACAGTGAGGCCCGCTTCAGCGCGGTCTTACACGGGAAGACCCAGTTCCCTGAGTTTCGCTTCGGTTTGCGCGGCGTTCGTGTGGTGCACGCCGTGCCAGCCCAGTTCCGTCGCGGCGGCTGCGTTCTTCAGGTTGTCGTCGATGAAAACCAGTTCGTGCGCCTCGATGTCCGGCAGATGCGCGCGGATACGGCTCAACATCTCCGCGAAAATCGCCGGGTCCGGCTTGACCATCTTCACGCGCCCCGACACGACGATGTCCTTGAATCGCCGCAGCACGGGGTAGTGCTCCCACGCATACGGGAAGGTCTCGTCCGACCAGTTCGTCAGGCCGAAGAGCGGCATATTTGCGGCTTCGAGTTTCTCTACCGTCGCGACGCCGTCGTCGAGCACGCCCGCCACCATTTGATGCCAGCGCTCGTAAAACGCGCGAATCAGCGCTTCGTGCTCGGGAAACTTCGCGACCAGTTCGGCCGTGCCTTCCGCGATCGGCTGGCCGCCGTCCTGACGGATGACCCAGTCCATCGTGCAGACGTTCGACAGGAACCATGCGCGCTCGGCATCGTCGGAAATCAGTTCGCGATACAGATACTGCGGGCTCCAGTCGATCAGCACGCCGCCGAAATCGAACACGACTGCCTTGATGGTCATGCGAACTCCGTTTGCAGAATGTCAGCGAGAGGACGCACCTTGACGCGCTTGCCCGTCATCGACGAGTTCGCCCAGACGAAGTTCTGGTGCTCGACGATCTTGTCGGCGGCGAGGTGCGGCTTGTCTTGCGTGGTGTGCAGATCGGCGACGATTGTGGTGCGCAGGCCGAGCAGTTCGGCGCGGCGCGCGGTTGCGTTGACGCAGAACTCGGACGCGTAACCGCAGATCACCACGCTATCGATGCCCTGTTGACGGAGCTGATCGGCAAGCGGCGTTTCATGGAACGAATCGCCGACCGTCTTGTGGATCGACGCGTCCGCTTGCTCGCGCACTAGCGTGGCAGGTAATTGCCAGGCGTCGCTGCCGCGCGCGAGCGGACCGTTCGCGTCGCTCTCGTGCTGCACGAAGAAGACGGGCGCATTCGCCTTGCGCGCCGAGGCCGTGAGCCGGTTGATGCCGTCGATTACTTCTTCGCCGCGATACGCGGGCGAAGGTCCGCTGAAGAACATCTGCTGTACGTCGATGACGATGACGGCAACACCGGGCATGCGAGCCTCGCTATTCGTTGGTGATGGATTGAGCGAAACGGCGACATTAAACGGCCGAGTCACCGTTTAGAAGCGACTCGTCAGCATAGCTGCGAATGGGATTCTGTGTGAAAACCCGCTGCACGATCGACTCGAATTGCTTTCGATCGATCGCGCAGCGGAACGCGGCGCAGCGCGTCAGACCGGCTGCGTGCGCGTCTCGAGCCACGCCTTCGCGTCACCCGACACATGCGGCGACACGCGGGTGCGCACCATCTCGTGATACGCATTGAGCCACGCGCGCTCGTCGTCGTTCAACAGGTTCAACGCGACACAACGCGTGTCGATCGGACACAGCGTCAGCGTTTCGAATTCGAGGAAATCGCCGAACTCGGTCTTCCCTGCCGCGCGGTTCAACACCAGATTCTCGATGCGGATGCCCCACTTGCCCGGACGGTAGATGCCCGGCTCGATCGACGTGATCATCCCCTCTTCCATCGCCGTCCACGCCTCGGCGGGCGCGTAGTGCGAAATCACCTGCGGGCCTTCGTGGACGTTCAGGAAGTAGCCAACGCCGTGGCCCGTGCCGTGCCCGTAGTCCGCGCCCGCTTCCCAGATCGGCGCGCGCGCGATCGAGTCGAGCATCGGCGAACGGATGCCGCGCGGAAACTTCGCGCGCGACAATGCCATCATGCCCTTCAGCACGGTCGTGAAGTCGCGGCGATGTTCGTCGTTGATCGCACCGATCGGCACGACGCGCGTGATGTCAGTCGTGCCGCTCAGATACTGGCCGCCCGAGTCGATCAGCAGCAGGCCGTTTCCTTCGATCGTCGAATGCGACGCGGGCGTCGCGCGGTAGTGCGGCATCGCGCCGTTCGCATTGAAGCCGGCGATGGTCGCGAAACTCAGCGTGACAAAGCCCGGCCGGCGCGCGCGCGCTGCCGTGAGCTTTTCGTCGATGGTCAGCTCGGTGATCTTTTCGCGGCCCAGCGCACCCTCGAACCATGCGAAGAATTCGGCGAGCGCCGCGCCGTCCTGCTCCATCGTCGCGCGCACGTGTTCGGCTTCGGCTTCCGTCTTGCGCGACTTGAAGAACGTGGACGGATTCACAGCCTCGACGATCCCCACCGAAGCAGGCACCGATTGCAACAGGCCATACGTAATGCGGCGCGGGTCGATTAGCAGCGTCTGGCCGTTCGGCAGCGCGGCGAGCGCGTCGGCCGCTTTCGCGTACGCCTCGACGCGAATGCCGTCGCGCGCGAGCGACTCGGCCAGCTCCGCCGGCACCTTGCCGTCGACCACGAACAACGACGCGCGCTCCATCCCGATCAGCGCGTGCGCGACGAACACCGGGTTGTAGTTCACGTCCGCGCCGCGCAAATTCAGCAGCCAGGCGAGATCGTCGAGCGTGGAGATGAAGTGCCACTGCGCGCCCTTCTCCTGCATCGCGCGGCGAATCTGGTCCAGCTTCTGCGCGCGCGAGACGCTCGCGTGCGGCGCGACGTGTTCGTAGACGGCGCCCGTCGGCAGCGACGGACGCTGCGGCCAGACGGTGTCGAGCAGATCGAGGTCCATGCGCAACTCGACGCCGCGAGCCGTCAACGCGTCGGTCAGCGCGCGCGCTGCCGCCACGCCGAGCACCGCGCCGTCGACGCCGACCGACGCGCCCGCCGGTACGTTCTGCGCAAGCCAGTCGATGTGCGGCGCGCTTTGCTGCCCACCGAACATCTTCATCAGCTGGATGCCCGTTCCCGCCAGTTGCGCCTCGGCCTGCACCCAATAGCGGCTGTCGACCCACAGCCCGGCGAAATCCGCCGTCACGACCAGCGTGCCGACCGAGCCGGTGAAGCCCGACAGCCATTCGCGGCCTTGCCAGCGGCCGGGCAGATATTCGGAAAGATGCGGATCCGCCGATGGCACGAGCCAGGCGGCGAGCCCTGCCTGCTTCATGGCGCTGCGCAGTTGCGCAATGCGCTCGGGGATCGAGGCGGTTTCGGGGAGTCGTACGTTCATCGGTTTCACCTGCAAGAATTCATCGACGGGAGAACAAGCCGACCGTCACGGCAACGGCAACCAGGGCGATAGCGGTGCAGACGGGCCACTCGAGCGTGTCGCCGTCGTGGAAGAGCTGAGTGACATTGCCAGCCATGTGCGCGATGACGGCACCCGCCACGCCAATCAGCATCGCCATCCACAGCGCGACGTGGCTCGCGCGCCGCAGCGGATGCAGCCACCAGCTGGCCGCGCCAACGACGGCGCCAAGAATGATCAGTCCGGGCCAGCCCATTAGCGTCCACCGCCCATCAAATTAAGACTGTTCTGATAGGCAGCTGTTTTATCGATGGCTAGCATTTTTTCTCTTTCACTAGAAGGTCCGCGCGGCTTTCTGCGTAGCGGTTGAGTTTAGGGGCCGGGGTTAGGTTAAGCAAGCTGAAAGCCTCCCGTGCCAGATCGCTGCGCCCACCCCACCGTCCATGCGAATTGCCCTTATTGAGCCTGACCTCCGGCATGCGGAAATCGTCGGCCGACTACTGCTTGCCGGGGGGCGTAGGGTCGAGAACTGGCGCGCGCACGTTAGGCTCCGGTGGCAGTTCCCCTGCTTTCGCAGTGGGCCTCAGTCCGGCTGCCATAGCCACGTTTCCAGCTCCCGCCTCGTCGAACGCAGCTGGCCGTTTTCCGGCACTACGCTCTCCTGTCTGCTTCATCTCAAGGGTTATGGGACCTATCATGCTGGGGTCGCTTTCGACGCTGTCTGGTAGCGAACCTTGTAGCCATTAAACAGCTTCAGTTCGTCGTACAGCCACCGCTTACTCCACTTCTCCCAGCCGAAGCCCTGTTGCTTCCGGGATCGCTGCATGTGACGCCTGATCTTCTTTTCGACCCAGTTCTTCACGAAGCCGAAGCACCCACTGGAATGTCCTACTGCGAAGTAACTCACCCAGCCACGCAGTACCGGATTGATCAGTGCTACAACCCGATCCACCGGTTGTGACCGATGTCGCCTGAACACTTCCTTGAGCTTGCGCAATAACGCCGTTCGCTTCTTCAGCTTGGGCGTGTATTGCGGTCGCCACAC contains these protein-coding regions:
- a CDS encoding aminopeptidase P family protein, which gives rise to MNVRLPETASIPERIAQLRSAMKQAGLAAWLVPSADPHLSEYLPGRWQGREWLSGFTGSVGTLVVTADFAGLWVDSRYWVQAEAQLAGTGIQLMKMFGGQQSAPHIDWLAQNVPAGASVGVDGAVLGVAAARALTDALTARGVELRMDLDLLDTVWPQRPSLPTGAVYEHVAPHASVSRAQKLDQIRRAMQEKGAQWHFISTLDDLAWLLNLRGADVNYNPVFVAHALIGMERASLFVVDGKVPAELAESLARDGIRVEAYAKAADALAALPNGQTLLIDPRRITYGLLQSVPASVGIVEAVNPSTFFKSRKTEAEAEHVRATMEQDGAALAEFFAWFEGALGREKITELTIDEKLTAARARRPGFVTLSFATIAGFNANGAMPHYRATPASHSTIEGNGLLLIDSGGQYLSGTTDITRVVPIGAINDEHRRDFTTVLKGMMALSRAKFPRGIRSPMLDSIARAPIWEAGADYGHGTGHGVGYFLNVHEGPQVISHYAPAEAWTAMEEGMITSIEPGIYRPGKWGIRIENLVLNRAAGKTEFGDFLEFETLTLCPIDTRCVALNLLNDDERAWLNAYHEMVRTRVSPHVSGDAKAWLETRTQPV
- a CDS encoding HAD family hydrolase; the encoded protein is MTIKAVVFDFGGVLIDWSPQYLYRELISDDAERAWFLSNVCTMDWVIRQDGGQPIAEGTAELVAKFPEHEALIRAFYERWHQMVAGVLDDGVATVEKLEAANMPLFGLTNWSDETFPYAWEHYPVLRRFKDIVVSGRVKMVKPDPAIFAEMLSRIRAHLPDIEAHELVFIDDNLKNAAAATELGWHGVHHTNAAQTEAKLRELGLPV
- a CDS encoding cysteine hydrolase family protein, with the protein product MPGVAVIVIDVQQMFFSGPSPAYRGEEVIDGINRLTASARKANAPVFFVQHESDANGPLARGSDAWQLPATLVREQADASIHKTVGDSFHETPLADQLRQQGIDSVVICGYASEFCVNATARRAELLGLRTTIVADLHTTQDKPHLAADKIVEHQNFVWANSSMTGKRVKVRPLADILQTEFA
- a CDS encoding DUF748 domain-containing protein, producing the protein MAMSMGKRVTLAVAGAIVLLVVIALGGLYFVQHEVKERVAEALAPLGTAERIDVGFSAITLRHVRLTAPGDWPTPEAFTADEITMTPDIRDLLAQRVHLQSVVVRGFSLVVVRTASGRLEILPKLRQTVSRPGQPASEASSAAPNRPPLPAEKLIDHIAFADGQFVFYDEMIRKPPYKVTVSDANASVDHIHLPDLTEPTSLSVKGLIKGPTHTGTVTFDGWMKIASKDSQTTTTLRGVDVVTLDPYLLKKAGAKTQVTGGTLDLNLQATVTSYHIHAPGTVTLHHLQLAATDDPLDTFMQIPARAAVAALKQHGDDITLHFVIDGNLRDPKFKLNESVMTELRANFAKALGVSAEGVAKGAGETVKGLGNALKNLLGQ
- the ettA gene encoding energy-dependent translational throttle protein EttA is translated as MAQYVFTMNRVGKIVPPKRQILKDISLSFFPGAKIGLLGLNGSGKSTLIRIMAGVDKDIEGEATPMPNLNIGYLPQEPQLDPQKTVREAVEDGLGDVFQAHKKLDEIYAAYAEPDADFDALAAEQAKYEAILATSDGGSPEQQLEVAADALRLPPWDAKIENLSGGEKRRVALCKLLLQKPDMLLLDEPTNHLDAESVEWLEQFLTRFPGTVVAVTHDRYFLDNAAEWILELDRGHGIPWKGNYSSWLDQKEDRLKQEEASESARQKAIKKELEWVRQNPKGRQAKSKARIARFEELNSQEYQKRNETQEIFIPVGDRLGNEVIEFKNVSKSYGDRLLIDDLSLKIPAGAIVGIIGPNGAGKSTLFRMLTGKEQPDSGEIVQGPTVKLAYVDQSRDALDGSKTVFEAISGGADVLTVGKYETPSRAYIGRFNFKGGDQQKIVGNLSGGERGRLHLAKTLIAGGNVLLLDEPSNDLDVETLRALEDALLEFAGSVMVISHDRWFLDRIATHILAFEGDSQVTFFDGNYQEYEADKRARLGEEAARPKRLRYKPITR